A genomic region of Alnus glutinosa chromosome 11, dhAlnGlut1.1, whole genome shotgun sequence contains the following coding sequences:
- the LOC133881929 gene encoding glyoxylase I 4-like, with translation MGEIVEEEEIQWLSSLGSASSSSSSTTMPLLSLNHVSFVCKSVSKSVRFYEDVLGFVLIKRPSSFDFEGAWLFKYGIGIHLLESDNVPTKKGTINPKDNHISFQCSDMKVLMQKLEEMNIEYVTAVVEEGGITVDQLFFHDPDGYMIEICNCQNLPVLPLSSCPLKLPKTTTKISMSFPFYGKGSREVQCSRRAEALMMENLMVDMMNISF, from the exons atggGGGAGATTGTTGAAGAGGAGGAGATACAGTGGTTGTCTTCTTTGGGTTcagcttcatcttcatcttcatcaacaACAATGCCTCTACTGTCTTTGAATCATGTCTCATTTGTTTGCAAGTCTGTGAGCAAGTCTGTCAGGTTCTACGAAGATGTCTTGGGATTTGTACTCATCAAACGCCCTTCCTCCTTCGACTTTGAAGGAGCTTG GTTGTTCAAGTATGGTATTGGCATACATTTGCTTGAGTCAGACAATGTCCCAACAAAGAAGGGGACAATAAATCCAAAAGACAACCACATTTCATTCCAATGCTCAGACATGAAGGTCCTTATGCAGAAGCTGGAGGAGATGAATATAGAGTACGTTACAGCAGTGGTGGAAGAAGGTGGAATCACAGTTGATCAGCTCTTCTTCCATGACCCTGATGGATACATGATTGAAATATGCAATTGTCAAAATCTCCCTGTTCTTCCACTTTCATCATGCCCTCTCAAGCTACCAAAAACTACTACTAAGATCAGCATGTCCTTTCCATTTTATG GCAAGGGAAGTAGAGAGGTGCAATGCTCTAGACGAGCTGAGGCATTGATGATGGAGAACTTAATGGTGGATATGatgaacatttctttttaa